Proteins encoded in a region of the Sugiyamaella lignohabitans strain CBS 10342 chromosome B, complete sequence genome:
- the ERV46 gene encoding Erv46p (Protein localized to COPII-coated vesicles; forms a complex with Erv41p; involved in the membrane fusion stage of transport; GO_component: GO:0030134 - ER to Golgi transport vesicle [Evidence IDA] [PMID 11157978]; GO_component: GO:0005794 - Golgi apparatus [Evidence IEA]; GO_component: GO:0000139 - Golgi membrane [Evidence IEA]; GO_component: GO:0005783 - endoplasmic reticulum [Evidence IEA]; GO_component: GO:0005789 - endoplasmic reticulum membrane [Evidence IEA]; GO_component: GO:0030173 - integral component of Golgi membrane [Evidence IDA] [PMID 11157978]; GO_component: GO:0030176 - integral component of endoplasmic reticulum membrane [Evidence IDA] [PMID 11157978]; GO_component: GO:0016021 - integral component of membrane [Evidence IEA]; GO_component: GO:0016020 - membrane [Evidence IEA]; GO_function: GO:0003674 - molecular_function [Evidence ND]; GO_process: GO:0006888 - ER to Golgi vesicle-mediated transport [Evidence IPI] [PMID 11157978]; GO_process: GO:0015031 - protein transport [Evidence IEA]; GO_process: GO:0006810 - transport [Evidence IEA]; GO_process: GO:0016192 - vesicle-mediated transport [Evidence IEA]), with translation MPPKKLLSFDAFSKTVEDARIRTASGGIVTIVSIVLIVWLTLWEWVDYRRIDFAPELIVDKARGERLDIYLNVTFPHMPCELVTMDAMDASGEIQAEIEHNVLKTRLDPKGNRISSSQLLLESEQESNAINQRLKDPNYCGSCYGSKPDGECCNTCAEIKQAYAAKGWAFDDGSGMEQCEEEHYQEKIQATRDEGCNIAGKVSVNKVLGNLHFAPGSSLTQSMQHTHDLTLFMKPEMPFTFSHIIHHLSFGPPVEGTNGVNDRRHSPLDGTVHETEVKKYSYRYFIKVVATRFEWIDGQVTETNEYSVTSHERSHDGGRDEDHPNTLHSRGGIPGVFFDYDISPMKVINRERRPKSFGSFLTGVCAIVGGVLTLGAVIDRGVWEADKALRRKKTI, from the coding sequence ATGCCCCCTAAGAAACTGTTATCTTTTGATGCTTTTTCTAAGACAGTTGAAGATGCCAGGATACGAACGGCATCTGGCGGTATTGTCACAATTGTGTCGATAGTTCTCATAGTATGGCTGACCTTGTGGGAATGGGTTGATTATAGGCGAATTGACTTTGCACCCGAACTAATTGTAGACAAAGCAAGAGGTGAACGATtggatatttatttaaatgTTACGTTTCCTCATATGCCTTGCGAGTTGGTCACCATGGATGCTATGGATGCATCCGGCGAGATCCAGGCGGAGATCGAACACAATGTGCTGAAGACCAGACTGGATCCCAAGGGAAACAGAATCTCATCGAGCCAATTGCTGCTTGAATCGGAACAGGAGAGCAACGCTATCAACCAGCGTCTGAAGGACCCTAACTATTGTGGCTCGTGCTATGGATCCAAACCTGATGGTGAGTGTTGTAACACTTGTGCAGAGATCAAGCAAGCATATGCTGCCAAAGGATGGGCATTTGACGACGGTTCTGGAATGGAGCAATGTGAAGAGGAGcattatcaagaaaaaatccAGGCCACTCGTGACGAGGGCTGTAATATTGCGGGCAAGGTCAGCGTGAACAAAGTGCTGGGTAATTTGCATTTCGCACCCGGATCCTCGTTGACCCAAAGTATGCAGCACACACACGACCTGACGCTGTTTATGAAGCCTGAAATGCCATTCACATTTTCCCATATCATTCACCATTTGTCATTTGGACCTCCTGTGGAGGGCACAAACGGTGTCAACGACCGTCGACACTCTCCCCTTGACGGTACTGTGCACGAAACtgaagtgaaaaaatatAGCTACAGATACTTCATCAAGGTAGTAGCCACTCGCTTTGAGTGGATCGATGGTCAAGTAACTGAAACGAACGAATACTCGGTGACTTCGCACGAACGCAGTCACGACGGAGGCAGGGACGAAGATCATCCTAACACGCTGCACTCCAGAGGAGGTATTCCAGGGGTATTTTTCGACTACGACATTTCTCCTATGAAAGTAATCAACCGCGAACGACGGCCCAAGTCTTTTGGCTCGTTCCTTACTGGCGTATGTGCTATAGTTGGCGGTGTGTTAACGCTTGGAGCGGTCATTGACCGCGGCGTTTGGGAGGCCGATAAGGCGCTCCGCCGCAAAAAGACTATTTGA